A genomic window from Glycine soja cultivar W05 chromosome 10, ASM419377v2, whole genome shotgun sequence includes:
- the LOC114370462 gene encoding agamous-like MADS-box protein AGL62: protein MESNNMPDLNGVAKKTKGRQKIEMKKMRNESNLRVTFSKRRTGVFKKASELATLCGVDVVVIMFSPGNRVFSFGSPSVDSVVQRYKTQGPPPLLTLDLNKVHSTVDEVELHTHLHCLSNQIAIEKKRTKDLNHLAKAAEDQFWWARPIESMTDSQLDKYKKMLEDFKRQLKEKRGNLN, encoded by the coding sequence ATGGAGTCAAACAACATGCCAGACTTGAACGGTGTCGCTAAGAAGACTAAAGGTCGACAAAAGATCGAAATGAAGAAGATGAGAAATGAGAGTAACCTTCGGGTGACATTCTCAAAGCGTCGCACTGGGGTTTTCAAGAAAGCCAGTGAGCTTGCAACCCTTTGTGGCGTGGATGTCGTTGTGATTATGTTCTCACCCGGTAATCGAGTATTTTCGTTTGGCAGTCCCAGTGTTGATTCTGTTGTCCAACGCTATAAGACACAGGGCCCACCTCCCCTCCTTACCTTGGACCTCAACAAGGTGCACTCCACTGTGGACGAAGTTGAGCTCCACACACACCTCCACTGCTTGTCAAACCAAATTGCTATTGAGAAGAAGCGCACAAAGGATTTAAATCATTTAGCAAAGGCTGCAGAGGATCAGTTCTGGTGGGCTAGGCCTATTGAAAGCATGACCGATTCCCAACTTGACAAGTATAAGAAGATGTTAGAGGATTTTAAGAGACAACTCAAAGAAAAGCGTGGGAACCTCAACTGA
- the LOC114371363 gene encoding uncharacterized protein LOC114371363 has protein sequence MDPIKYIFEKPALTGRIARWQVLLSEFDIVYVTQKAIKGSASADYLAQHPLNDYQPMHLEFPNEDIMALFEEKLEKDRDKWIVWFDGASNVLGHGVGAELVSSDNQCIPFTARLGFDCTNNMAEYEACALGVQAVIDFNVKLLKVYGDSTLVIHQLRGEWETRDHKLIPYRPTSRSWLSSLMRSLSITFLERKTRWWMHSPL, from the coding sequence atggacccgatcAAGTACATATTTGAGAAGCCCGCTCTCACGGGGCGGATCGCTcggtggcaggttttgctatccgagttcgacATAGTCTACGTAACCCAAAAagcgataaagggaagcgcctcgGCGGACTATTTAGCTCAGCATCCTCTCAATGattatcaacccatgcatcttGAGTTCCCaaatgaggacatcatggccttattTGAAGAGAAGCTAGAAAAGGACagggacaagtggatcgtgtggttcGATGGAGCATCTAACGTTCTGGGCCATGGTGTTGGGGCGGAATTGGTCTCGTCGGACAATCAATgcatacctttcacagccagacTTGGTTTCGACTGCACCAATAACATGGCTGAATacgaagcatgtgccctgggtGTCCAGGCAGTAATTGACTTCAACGTCAAACTGCTCAAGGTGTACGGAGACTCGacactggtgattcaccagctaaGAGGAGagtgggaaactagggatcacaAGCTAATACCCTACAGACCTACATCAAGGAGCTGGCTGagttctttgatgagatctctttCCATCACGTTCCTCGAGAGGAAAACCAGATGGTGGATGCACTCGCCACtttag